The following coding sequences lie in one Arabidopsis thaliana chromosome 3, partial sequence genomic window:
- the IPT8 gene encoding ATP/ADP isopentenyltransferase (ATP/ADP isopentenyltransferases (IPT8); FUNCTIONS IN: AMP dimethylallyltransferase activity, ATP/ADP dimethylallyltransferase activity; INVOLVED IN: cytokinin biosynthetic process; LOCATED IN: chloroplast; EXPRESSED IN: flower, endosperm, leaf; EXPRESSED DURING: LP.06 six leaves visible, 4 anthesis, petal differentiation and expansion stage, LP.08 eight leaves visible, LP.12 twelve leaves visible; CONTAINS InterPro DOMAIN/s: tRNA isopentenyltransferase (InterPro:IPR002627); BEST Arabidopsis thaliana protein match is: isopentenyltransferase 1 (TAIR:AT1G68460.1); Has 7761 Blast hits to 7589 proteins in 2594 species: Archae - 0; Bacteria - 5318; Metazoa - 182; Fungi - 164; Plants - 290; Viruses - 0; Other Eukaryotes - 1807 (source: NCBI BLink).) → MQNLTSTFVSPSMIPITSPRLRLPPPRSVVPMTTVCMEQSYKQKVVVIMGATGSGKSCLSIDLATRFSGEIVNSDKIQFYDGLKVTTNQMSILERCGVPHHLLGELPPDDSELTTSEFRSLASRSISEITARGNLPIIAGGSNSFIHALLVDRFDPKTYPFSSETSISSGLRYECCFLWVDVSVSVLFEYLSKRVDQMMESGMFEELAGFYDPRYSGSAIRAHGIHKTIGIPEFDRYFSLYPPERKQKMSEWDQARKGAYDEAVQEIKENTWRLAKKQIERIMKLKSSGWDIQRLDATPSFGRSSREIWDNTVLDESIKVVKRFLVKDKV, encoded by the exons ATGCAAAATCTTACGTCCACATTCGTCTCTCCTTCCATGATCCCGATCACTTCTCCGCGGCTGCGACTGCCACCACCACGATCAGTAGTTCCCATGACTACCGTTTGCATGGAACAATCATACAAGCAAAAAGTGGTTGTGATCATGGGAGCCACCGGATCAGGCAAGTCATGCCTCTCAATCGATCTAGCAACTCGTTTCTCTGGCGAGATCGTCAATTCCGACAAGATTCAATTCTACGATGGATTGAAGGTCACTACGAATCAAATGAGCATCCTTGAGAGATGTGGAGTCCCTCACCATCTCCTTGGTGAGCTCCCTCCGGATGATAGCGAACTAACTACCTCCGAATTCCGCTCTTTGGCGTCGCGGTCCATCTCCGAGATTACTGCTCGTGGAAACCTCCCGATTATAGCTGGTGGATCAAACTCCTTCATTCATGCTCTCCTTGTCGACCGTTTTGACCCCAAAACCTATCCATTCTCTTCTGAGACATCCATCTCTTCCGGCTTGAG GTACGAGTGTTGCTTCCTTTGGGTGGATGTCTCAGTGTCGGTCCTGTTCGAGTACCTCTCGAAACGTGTCGACCAGATGATGGAGTCAGGGATGTTCGAGGAGCTAGCCGGTTTCTACGACCCGAGATATTCCGGGTCCGCAATCCGAGCCCACGGGATTCACAAGACCATAGGAATACCCGAGTTCGACCGGTACTTCAGCTTATACCCGCCTGAGAGAAAGCAGAAGATGTCCGAATGGGACCAAGCAAGAAAGGGGGCGTATGACGAAGCTGTCCAAGAGATCAAAGAGAACACATGGAGGCTTGCGAAGAAGCAGATTGAGAGGATCATGAAGCTGAAAAGCAGCGGATGGGACATTCAGAGGTTGGACGCTACGCCGTCATTTGGAAGATCGTCAAGAGAGATTTGGGACAATACTGTTTTGGATGAAAGCATCAAGGTTGTGAAACGCTTCTTGGTGAAAGACAAAGTGTGA